AACGGTGGCTTGGGTGAACCTGGCGAGCATGAGCGAATTGAAGGGATCGAACATCTCGACAAGATGATCGCCATCGATCAATCGCCGATTGGCCGCACACCTCGTAGCAATCCAGCGACTTACATCAAGGTATTCGACGAAATTCGCGATCTGTTCGCGCAGCTGCCTGAGTCTCGAATGCGAGGCTATAAACCGGGCCGATTCAGCTTTAACGTCGACGGCGGCCGCTGCAGTGCTTGTGAAGGGAACGGCGCTAACAAACTGGAAATGGACTTCCTCGCCGATATTTGGGTCACCTGTCCCGTCTGCGAAGGGCACCGTTTCAACCGCGAAACACTGGAGATCCTCTTCAAAGGCAAATCGATCGCCGACATCCTGGAAATGGATGTTCAAGACGCGCTGAAGACATTTGAAAACGTCCCCAAGGTCGCCCAGAAACTGCAAACCCTGCACGATGTTGGGCTCGATTACATCAAGCTTGGTCAGCCATCTCCGACCCTTTCTGGTGGTGAAGCCCAGCGCATCAAGCTGGCCAAAGAACTTTCCAAACGCAGCACTGGCAAAACGCTGTACTTGTTAGACGAACCAACCACCGGTCTGCACTTCGCCGACACGAAGATGCTGCTGAAGGTGTTGCACAACTTTGCCGATGCCGGCAACACGGTCTTGGTGGTTGAACACAACTTGGACGTCATTAAGACGGCCGATTGGGTCGTCGATCTTGGTCCCGATGGTGGCGTCAACGGTGGAACGATCGTCGCTCAAGGGACACCGGAAGATGTCGCCGCGGTCAAAGAATCTCATACAGGGCAAGCACTCGAACCTCTCTTGAAGGGAGAGACAAGCCGCGCCGTGGCCGAGATCAAACGGGCTGCTCGCGAGTCGCAACAGACGACAAAGGCCCAAGCCAAGCGAATTGACGTTCGCGGCGCGAAGATGCACAACTTGAAGGACGTGAGCGTTGGCATCGATCGCGACAAGATGACCGTCTTCTGCGGACCAAGTGGTAGCGGTAAGAGCTCGCTGGCCATGGATACGATCTACGCGGAAGGACAGCGTCGCTATGTCGAAAGCTTGAGCGCATACGCTCGACAGTTCGTCGGGCAAATGCAGAAGCCAAAGGTCGATCATATCGAGGGGCTTTCGCCGGCGATCGCGATCGAGCAGAAAAACCTCGGCAAGTCGCCACGCTCGACCGTCGGTACTGTGACGGAGATCTACGACTATCTTCGCGTACTAATGAGCCGATTGGGTGAGCCCCATTGTCCCGATTGCGATGTCCCCATCAAGACGCAAACCTCGACCCAGATCACCGATAAGGTGCTGCAAGAAGAGGAGGGGACGAAATTGTTCCTCCTGGCGCCTCGACATCTCGATACGGGGCAGCAATATTCCGACTTATGGGAAGAATTACGAGCCGCCGGCTATCAGCGAATTCGCGTCGATGGAGTCGTCCACACGCTTGATCGACCGCCGAAGATTGACCGTCGCCGCAAGCATGATGTCGAGGTCGTCGTCGACCGAATTGCTGTTCGCGCCGATGCTCGACCACGTATCGCAGACAGCGTCGAGATCGCGCTCAGCCAATCAGGCGGTGTTCTGGTAATTGCCTACGCCGAAGAAGGCGTTCCAGAAGCACACTGGCGAACCAAACGTTTGAGTCAGAAGCTATCGTGCGAATCGTGCGATCGAAGCTTCGAGCCTCTTTCGCCACACAACTTCTCGTTCAACAGCTACCTTGGCTGGTGCCCTGATTGCGAAGGGTTGGGTACGCAAACCGGTGCCGATCCAACGGCGTTGCTTAGCGATCCGAAACGGAGTCTGGCCGAGGGTGCGTTGCGGCTGTGGCCCGATTTGAAAACCGCCACCGCGCGGAAGATGTTGGACGCGATTTGTACCAAAAACAAGATCCCCAGCGACGTTCCGTTCGAACAGCTCGGGGCTCGCCAGCGACGCATTATCTTGCATGGCACCGGCGACACCACCTATGAAGTTTTTGCCGACGAGAAGAAAACGCAGCTTGAGTTCCGTTTTCAATTCAAGGGTTTATATCCTGCACTCGAGGACGCGTCGCGACTCAGCCCGGCGTTCCGGGGTCAATTGGAGTCGCTGGTCGCAGAAGTGGAATGCACGACCTGCGATGGCTCGCGTTTACGAGACGATGCCTCGGCCGTTCGCTTCCGTAAGAAGACGATGCGTGACATCACAAGTATGCCACTTGCCGAACTACTCGAATTCTTCCAATCGGCAAAGCTCAAGAAACGGGAACAAAAGATCGCTGGCGAAATCGTTCGAGAAATCGAAGGACGTGTCGAGTTCCTGTTGGACGTCGGCCTGGAATACCTTTCGTTAAAACGTACAGCGCCGACCCTTTCCGCTGGTGAAGCTCAGCGTATTCGTTTGGCCAGCCAATTGGGTAGCGGTCTGTGCGGTGTACTATATGTACTCGACGAACCAACGATCGGACTCCATCCCCGCGACAATCGCCGACTTCTAAAGGCGCTCCATCGCCTCCGTGATCTGGGCAATACGTTGCTGGTGGTCGAACACGATCAGGAAGTGATTGAAGGAAGCGATCGGCTGATCGACTTCGGCCCGGAAGCTGGCCGCAACGGGGGTACGATCGTCGCGGAAGGTACGCCGAAACAAATCGCGAAGTCATCGACTTCGGTCACGGGACCTTTCATCTCAGGCAAGCAGGCCATCTTCGCCCCAACCAATCGTCGGATGATGTCGATCTCGGCCAATACCGATGAAGACGTCATCTCCGATTTCAGTAGCCCCAGTGGCGAATGGCTCGAGGTCGTAGGGGCCAGTCACCGAAATCTGCGAAACGTCAACGTTCAGATTCCACTCGGCGCTTTCGTCGCCATTGGCGGTCCGAGTGGTTCCGGTAAGAGCACATTGGTTCAGGATATTCTTTACAACACGCTTGCACGGCGACTTCATCGGGCGTCAACAATTCCTGGTGCCCACGATGCTCTTCGCGGTATCGAGAACGTCAACAAAGTGATTCGCGTCGATCAACAGCCGATCGGCAACAGCCCGAGCTCGAATCCGGCAACTTACACCGGCGTGTTTGACTTGATCCGCGACTTGTTCGCGCAACTTCCTGACGCCAAACTGCGCGGCTACACGTCGCGTCGCTTCAGCTTCAACGTTGAGGGGGGACGCTGCGAGGACTGCTCTGGCATGGGGCAGAAGTGTATCGAGATGCACTTCCTCCCAGACGTCTGGGTCACCTGCGAAACTTGCGACGGCAAACGCTACAACGAAGAAACCTTGGCCGTTAAATTCCACGGCAAGTCGATCTCCGAAGTGCTTGAGATGTCGTGTGGTCAGGCCGTCCAGCTGTTCGAGAACATCCCCAAGATTCGCCGCATTCTACAGACGCTATGCGATGTGGGCCTCGACTACGTCACTCTTGGACAATCGGCTCCGACCCTTTCCGGTGGTGAAGCTCAACGTGTGAAGCTGGCCAGCGAGTTGGCTCGGCCAGATACCGGTCGCACGCTTTACCTGCTCGACGAACCATCGACCGGGCTTCACTTCGAGGATCTGAAGAAGCTGCTCGACGTGTTTAACCGACTTGTCGACCTCGGCAACACGGTGATCGTGATTGAGCACAACTTGGACATTCTGAAGCAATCCGATTGGCTCATCGAAATGGGGCCCGAAGCTGGCCAAGCTGGCGGTCAAGTCGTCACCGTGGGAACACCGGAAGACGTCGTCGCTTACGCCAAAGGCTTTCAGAAGCTGGCCAAAAAGCAGAAGAGCGAAGAGTCGACATTGGTCGACGAGAAGGGAATGACCTGGCTTCGCAGCCATACCGGCGAAGCGTTGGCACCGATCTTGGAAGCGGCACCTCGCGAAGAACGAAAGCTGTACGATCCCAATGCGGTCGATGCCGAACGAGAAGGGGACCTCGATATCGACGATGTTGGCGCGCAGATTCAAATGCCGTGGGAAATCGACGGTCGCCGCTGGCACACCAAGGAACGGGTTGGACGCGACGGCCAGCCGTGTAACTGGGAAGGTAAGGTGCTCGCCGAAGTGGTTGACCGAATCCAGGCAACCGACTGCTTCAGCGACCCCAATTGGAACTCGCGCACCATCGTGGAGATCGCTGCCAAGAAGAAATCGGATGGTTGGTTCTTCCACGCGATCACTGGTGAAAGCTGGTTGCTGAAGATGAAGTTCCGCGTGATGAAGGGGACTTTCAACAAGTACGAGCTTCCGCAAGAGCTTGATCTGAAAACACTCAACCAACTCGACGAATTACCGATCTACAGCAACGATCCACGCGTCAAAGTCAAAAACCTGCGTGGTCCATTCCAGGAGATCGAGATCCGGGCCCATAGCTGGTCCGAGATCAACAAGCCGGAATTCTGGAAGTTTGTCGACGACGCGATCGTCGGATTCCAGAAATATGAGGCGACCGTGAGCAACGATGTCGAAAGCCACATGCCCTGGAAAAAGCTGGGCGAGAAGTGGCACCTATCTCGCAAAGGTTTCCCGCCGGGCAAAAAAGTTGCCTGGGATCAAACTGTGCTCGAAGAAGTAATCGAACTGCTCAAGGACGTTGCCCCACAAGGCGAGATCTTATGGAACAATCAGATGCTGATCAACATGATGATCCCTGGGAAGCGTTCTGCTTGGGCAGTGGTTTCGACCAAGAAACCAGAGCATGTTCGCCTAGAGCTGAAGTCATCCCAAGCGTCCACTACGCAGGGAAGAGTCGCCGAATTAGGTCACGAACCTGACGTCGACCACTCGCGCGGCAGCGAAGAAGTCGTCCGCCTCCACTTCCGCAGCGAGTCGGATTTGCGCAAAGGCGATTTGCGGGCGTTCCTGGAAGAGAAGTTAGCCGGCGAATCGAACTCCGGCCAACGTTCGCTCCTTTAACGCGAGATTAACAATGCGTTGATTCCCATTGAACCTTCGCATCTCCTCGGTGGGAAAATAGAATTCGATGACTTACACTTCGGCCTGCTATTCCATTCGAGCCGGCTTGGAAAATTAATTGTGCAATCTAGTAATACCGGTCAGCGATTGATCGATCTTCGTAACTTGGTTCGTGCATTCATGGTGCGCTGATTTTCCCGTGTTTTCGCCTCCAAAATCGGCATTTGACGTCATTCGGGAAACCGCTATTAATTGAGTATCTAGGGCGGTCGTAAGCCAGTCTCTTCTGGCACAGGTTCTTTCCGATCCTTCCTAACAACTTAGGAGAAGATGCGATATGACGAAGCCAACTGTGGCGATTCTGGGAGCGAGTGCTGAGCGTTCTAAGTATGGGAACAAATCAGTTCGAGCCCATCTGCAAAACGGGTACGATGTTTTTCCCGTAAACCCCAAGGGTGGGCAGATCGAGGGCTTGAAGGTCTACACTTCGCTACACGACATCCCGGTCGAACAGTTGGATCGCATCAG
The genomic region above belongs to Blastopirellula marina and contains:
- the uvrA gene encoding excinuclease ABC subunit UvrA, which produces MPVADIEVKGAREHNLRDVTLTLPRNKLICLTGVSGSGKSSLAFDTIYAEGQRRYVESLSSYARQFMGQMPKPDVDFIGGLTPSISISQKTTSNNPRSTVGTITEIYDYLRVIFSRVGQGFCSECGKKLTAQTREQILERIIQQEEGTAFSVLAPLVRGQKGEFKDLFIDLLKQGFVRARVDGEIIQLNDELQLDRQMRHNIELVIDRLTIKEGIRGRLAEAVELALKMGEGSLIVAPRNEDAPEDAAPKKRAKSRRSKTAVAGDMMFSVDYACVDCGISYSPPTPQLFSFNSPQGMCPTCDGLGKVYTFDPELLVPDVTLSFKQGAIELLGKWKELGRWKRHIYQGVADTMERKYNLGKGALLETAWRDMLKEHHDYLLWGTGDEHITFTWRGGNSPQMYGGTYGGIVPDLLEKYRNTNSKPQQRQLEKYMATVICPQCHGERLNPQARSVKVTTSNKQFGDHKALSLPEVSQLSIQEARDFFEELDLDTLSQKIAEEAIKEVRGRLGFLQNVGLEYLTLDRTAPTLSGGESQRIRLAGQIGCGLVGVTYILDEPSIGLHPRDNDRLLATLNDLRDLGNTVLVVEHDEDTMRVADHIIDFGPGAGVRGGYVVAQGTAKQLEAAEESVTGRFLSGKDKIDIPEQRRPIGEKKIRIVGAAQNNLKNITAEIPLGGFVCITGASGSGKSSLINGILVEALRRDLNGGLGEPGEHERIEGIEHLDKMIAIDQSPIGRTPRSNPATYIKVFDEIRDLFAQLPESRMRGYKPGRFSFNVDGGRCSACEGNGANKLEMDFLADIWVTCPVCEGHRFNRETLEILFKGKSIADILEMDVQDALKTFENVPKVAQKLQTLHDVGLDYIKLGQPSPTLSGGEAQRIKLAKELSKRSTGKTLYLLDEPTTGLHFADTKMLLKVLHNFADAGNTVLVVEHNLDVIKTADWVVDLGPDGGVNGGTIVAQGTPEDVAAVKESHTGQALEPLLKGETSRAVAEIKRAARESQQTTKAQAKRIDVRGAKMHNLKDVSVGIDRDKMTVFCGPSGSGKSSLAMDTIYAEGQRRYVESLSAYARQFVGQMQKPKVDHIEGLSPAIAIEQKNLGKSPRSTVGTVTEIYDYLRVLMSRLGEPHCPDCDVPIKTQTSTQITDKVLQEEEGTKLFLLAPRHLDTGQQYSDLWEELRAAGYQRIRVDGVVHTLDRPPKIDRRRKHDVEVVVDRIAVRADARPRIADSVEIALSQSGGVLVIAYAEEGVPEAHWRTKRLSQKLSCESCDRSFEPLSPHNFSFNSYLGWCPDCEGLGTQTGADPTALLSDPKRSLAEGALRLWPDLKTATARKMLDAICTKNKIPSDVPFEQLGARQRRIILHGTGDTTYEVFADEKKTQLEFRFQFKGLYPALEDASRLSPAFRGQLESLVAEVECTTCDGSRLRDDASAVRFRKKTMRDITSMPLAELLEFFQSAKLKKREQKIAGEIVREIEGRVEFLLDVGLEYLSLKRTAPTLSAGEAQRIRLASQLGSGLCGVLYVLDEPTIGLHPRDNRRLLKALHRLRDLGNTLLVVEHDQEVIEGSDRLIDFGPEAGRNGGTIVAEGTPKQIAKSSTSVTGPFISGKQAIFAPTNRRMMSISANTDEDVISDFSSPSGEWLEVVGASHRNLRNVNVQIPLGAFVAIGGPSGSGKSTLVQDILYNTLARRLHRASTIPGAHDALRGIENVNKVIRVDQQPIGNSPSSNPATYTGVFDLIRDLFAQLPDAKLRGYTSRRFSFNVEGGRCEDCSGMGQKCIEMHFLPDVWVTCETCDGKRYNEETLAVKFHGKSISEVLEMSCGQAVQLFENIPKIRRILQTLCDVGLDYVTLGQSAPTLSGGEAQRVKLASELARPDTGRTLYLLDEPSTGLHFEDLKKLLDVFNRLVDLGNTVIVIEHNLDILKQSDWLIEMGPEAGQAGGQVVTVGTPEDVVAYAKGFQKLAKKQKSEESTLVDEKGMTWLRSHTGEALAPILEAAPREERKLYDPNAVDAEREGDLDIDDVGAQIQMPWEIDGRRWHTKERVGRDGQPCNWEGKVLAEVVDRIQATDCFSDPNWNSRTIVEIAAKKKSDGWFFHAITGESWLLKMKFRVMKGTFNKYELPQELDLKTLNQLDELPIYSNDPRVKVKNLRGPFQEIEIRAHSWSEINKPEFWKFVDDAIVGFQKYEATVSNDVESHMPWKKLGEKWHLSRKGFPPGKKVAWDQTVLEEVIELLKDVAPQGEILWNNQMLINMMIPGKRSAWAVVSTKKPEHVRLELKSSQASTTQGRVAELGHEPDVDHSRGSEEVVRLHFRSESDLRKGDLRAFLEEKLAGESNSGQRSLL
- a CDS encoding CoA-binding protein, with amino-acid sequence MTKPTVAILGASAERSKYGNKSVRAHLQNGYDVFPVNPKGGQIEGLKVYTSLHDIPVEQLDRISVYVPPQVGMKMVGSIASKPAKQVFFNPGSESEELLEAARQRGIDPIQACSIVDVGVTPAMMD